DNA sequence from the Solea solea chromosome 12, fSolSol10.1, whole genome shotgun sequence genome:
gctctgtctgtctgtctgtgtgcatgctTCCGCACTTGCTTGCAACATGAGCAACAGAGGCTTATTAGAATTTGTTAGAATTTAGAATAACTTTTTTATAATTGACCCTGCCgtgacagaggcttgttgtgtgaatggggtgaggtctgccatctctgattgccttgatTCTGGCtgcttttgttatttacagGTTAATTTTGTGTCGTACATTTTTTGTGTGAActatataacaaaacaaacacttttactttgaaatgctgTGCGATGTCATCCTAAGTATTTGTAATTacaacatcatgatggattacCAAGCTATCATTTGaatttctaatcactaaacCATTCATTTTTCTGAATTGTTGACCAGACAAGAAGTTCACTGACcccattttgagtttgaggcccctgtactagacacaagaatcaagccgaacaataccaaactgtagatcggttaaaaagacttaatcctaaaaacgtggattAATCAACAAtaaccagggaaatgtctaaaatctcaatatttaacaaaatattcTGGTGTGAGTCTaaacctgctgctgtatttcagtctgtgctccggtcatggacgaagtactgaacaaatacttttaattaactgattctaaatgattcagttaaactgaaaacaactgctttacaagtcacgcagccgtgcagtgatgactccgcccacgttgagcaggtactatttttgtagtggaaagcCAACCTACCGTGCCGTGGTGTGGCGAGTCGAgacgagctgggaccatagtgggaAAGGGCTGTAAATGTGGTTCTTTTCTTCAATTCAGTGAATGTTTAGTAGTTTTGTGTGTCTTCCACATATCATGACACTGCTGACTGACTTCGAGGACTTATTTCCGGGTTGCGCGACCCATGGAGCATGCGCAGTAGAGTTACTCCCACAATGCCCCTCGGTTCCAGATACATTTGGAGCgcgcagagcacacacacaggacaagtTTGTTTTCGTGTCGCGCGCGGTTCGTTGTCGGTGCTTTGGcacatgtggaaaaacaaacatgtcagaagaagaaggacagaCGTGTTACACGATCGAGGTAGTGCTGGGAGACGATACCGAGAGCAATATTAGTGTCTCTGACTCGTCGTCAGAGGATGAAGATCTTTTGTATCCTGACGACACGGAAGATAGTCGTGATTTAGATTACGTTCCCCCGCCATCGTCAAGGTATGGGATGTCTTCTAAATGTTCTGTATGTAGAGATTGCATTGGTGTCAACAATTCAATCTATGTAGAGGTAGCATCTTTGTCAGGGCACGATTCTGGCTTAGTTATTAGTCTGAAGACAGGGCACACATTCtgcatgtgtatatgtgtatatatacatgtatagcCATTCAGGAAATTAAGAATATATTaaatgaaagtctgaatatagAATGAAACTTGAATATATAGAATGGAAGTATGAAAGTATATGAAATACATCaaacaattacattttcataGAGGGACTAAAAACTTCATCCTCAggtgcctacacacacacacacacacatatatatatatatatatatacagtgtgtttatttgtacgaactgtttttgcttttgtgttgACAACCACtgaatgaatgtatttgtttttcttccacattTGGGTTTGCAGTGATGACGACGACGAAGACGAGGATGAGGATTGTGAGTTGCCCCTAACCAGTTTTCGAAGACCACCTACAACGAAGCGGAAAACAAAAGCACGTCGTCGCTGCTCGATGCCAGTAGATTTACAAACGTCACAGTCAACTCAAACAGAGCCATCAGCGTCTTCCTCCACCTCTCAGCGGAAGAAAGCACACTGCTCCAACCCGGTAGATGTACAACCCTCACAGTCAACTCAAACAGAGCAACCAGCACGCTGCTCCACCCCGGTAGATGTAAAACCCCCACAGTCACCTCAACCAGGACCATCAGCACCTACTCCCACCTCTCAGCAGGAGAAAGCACGCTGCTCCACCCCGGGAGATGTACAACCCTCACAATCACCTCAATCAAGCCCATCACCAACTACCCCCACCTCTCAGCGGAAGAGAGCACGCTCTCCGGGAAGTTTTACTCCATCTAGGAAATCGTCTAGAAAAAGGAGGTTGACATTTGCAGAGAATGGGGATGGGGACGGGGACAAGTGgcaagacagagaggaggaggacatcaAACCCAATCCTCTCAGATTCACGCCGGCCCAGAAACCTGGCCCCACATTTGACACCAGCACAGCATGGTCTCCACTCAGCCTCTTCCAGCTTTTCTTCTCGGCTTCTGTGGTCAAAACAATAATTGAAAACACAAATGCCAACGCTGCCAAAAGAAAGGAAGCTGGGTTGAAGTTCAAGTGGGAAGAGCTCACGGTGAAggacttttacacatttttagcCATCATTGTTTACACTGGCCTTGTGTCAGTCCACCACAGGGCAGATTACTGGAGGCAGCAATGGCCATACAACTTCTCCTTCCCCAAGGAAAAGATGTCCCGGGACCGCTTTGAAGCCATTTTGTGGTCACTTCATCTGAGTGACCCAAAGGAagatgtagaaaatgaaaagaaaaggaacacTGCCAACTACGAcagacttttcaaaataaagcccCTGTACGACGAGATTGTGAGTGCCTGCAAAGCCAATTTCCAGCCCTATCAGAATCTGTCCATTGATGAGCGGATGGTTGCCAGCAAAGCCCGCATCAGCATGAAGCAGTATGTCAAGAACAAGCCCACAAAATGGGGATACAAACTTTTTGTGCTGGCTGATTCATCTATAGGCTACACATGGAATTTTAACGTGTACACAGACAAAACTGAGTCCTCCATAGTCCACAGTCTGAGTTACACAGCTGTGATGAACTTTATGGTTTTTCCTCTCCTCGGTAGTGGCTACACATTGTACACTGACCACTTTTACACAAGCCCCTCTCTCTTCACAGATTTGTCCAAAAAGAACATTGGCTGTTGTGGGACTATCAAGAAACATCACAGTGGCTTCCCACAGACCGAGACCAACGATCTGCCCAAAAAGGCAGAAAGGGGGGACATTCGTTGGATGAGGAATGGCAAGCTCCTCTTCGTGAAGTGGATGGACACGAGAGAGGTTTCGATGTGCTCCACAGTGCATCGGTCCTACAGTGGGCAGACCGTGAAGAGAAGAGTGAAGGAGGCTGGCGCGTGGAAATTCAAATCCATACCTGTTCCGGACTGCATCTTGGACTACAATAAGCACATGGGTGGTGTGGATTTGTCTGATTCACTGATTGGATTTTACTCTGTCCACCGGAAGACAATGAAGTGGtacaagagttttttttttcactttatggACATTTCCGTTGTCAACAGTTTCCTCTTACACACGGAGCTGTTTAAGTTCAGGAAGGACTCCACCCTGAAAAAGCCCCTCACTCAGAAGATCTTCAGGGAGCATTTGGTGAAGAACATGATGGAGTTTGCTGGAGCATCAGTAGAGACGCCACCACGGCCCCGAACCACTTGCATGCCCTTATTCTATGACAATGGGGAGGGAAGGGCCAGGAAGCACTGCAAGAAGTGTCAAAATGATGGGATATCCAGGGTGAAGACAGCAGTGTATTGTAGGAAATGTAATgttcctctctgcctctcttcaAAGAAGAACTGCTTCCAGTTGTGGCATGATGGAAAGAAAAATCGTTTGTAAATAAATGGACAATGTGTATCATGTGTTTGAGTAGTGTAAATAGCTGTGTTTTTTCAGTTATAGAAATACTTGGTTtgtattttgataaaaaaaataaatctatttgaTTTTTCAATATTCAGTTTCTTTTTGAAATAGGATATGTATATaggtgtgaagaaaaaaaaatccataaactTTTGTATTTGGATGCATTGAACAGCAGTAgtgaaatacaaatgaaataagTAGTTTTGTACATGAGGTTGCACATTTATCACAAGCTGATTAGGGGTACACGCACACTTCATAAAAGACATGTGCGACTTGGCATACAGTGATATTTACACCTAAATCTGCACCGGTTTCTATGCAAGTTTGATAAATGGGGGCCCATAAAACTTGGTAATTAATAAATTACTTTAGAAATGCAGCATTTCTAGTAAATTCAGTTGAAGAAATTTGCACAATCAACTACTGCTTTTACTGCTCTATAATCTCTATGGTTCACCTTTACTTGACTTGATAAAACAGCTACAATGAATAAAGAAACCAAAGTTTATTCATAATTTACCTCAATCAAAAGCTCAAACTGACATGGCACATTCATCTTGTATCCACTGGTCAGCCACAAGTCTGTCACCACTGACCAGGGATGTAATggtatgaaaatttcatatctaATGTCAGGGTTGGTGAGGTTTGTTGGCGTT
Encoded proteins:
- the LOC131469604 gene encoding piggyBac transposable element-derived protein 4-like, with amino-acid sequence MFSSFVCLPHIMTLLTDFEDLFPGCATHGACAVELLPQCPSVPDTFGARRAHTQDKFVFVSRAVRCRCFGTCGKTNMSEEEGQTCYTIEVVLGDDTESNISVSDSSSEDEDLLYPDDTEDSRDLDYVPPPSSSDDDDEDEDEDCELPLTSFRRPPTTKRKTKARRRCSMPVDLQTSQSTQTEPSASSSTSQRKKAHCSNPVDVQPSQSTQTEQPARCSTPVDVKPPQSPQPGPSAPTPTSQQEKARCSTPGDVQPSQSPQSSPSPTTPTSQRKRARSPGSFTPSRKSSRKRRLTFAENGDGDGDKWQDREEEDIKPNPLRFTPAQKPGPTFDTSTAWSPLSLFQLFFSASVVKTIIENTNANAAKRKEAGLKFKWEELTVKDFYTFLAIIVYTGLVSVHHRADYWRQQWPYNFSFPKEKMSRDRFEAILWSLHLSDPKEDVENEKKRNTANYDRLFKIKPLYDEIVSACKANFQPYQNLSIDERMVASKARISMKQYVKNKPTKWGYKLFVLADSSIGYTWNFNVYTDKTESSIVHSLSYTAVMNFMVFPLLGSGYTLYTDHFYTSPSLFTDLSKKNIGCCGTIKKHHSGFPQTETNDLPKKAERGDIRWMRNGKLLFVKWMDTREVSMCSTVHRSYSGQTVKRRVKEAGAWKFKSIPVPDCILDYNKHMGGVDLSDSLIGFYSVHRKTMKWYKSFFFHFMDISVVNSFLLHTELFKFRKDSTLKKPLTQKIFREHLVKNMMEFAGASVETPPRPRTTCMPLFYDNGEGRARKHCKKCQNDGISRVKTAVYCRKCNVPLCLSSKKNCFQLWHDGKKNRL